A section of the Maylandia zebra isolate NMK-2024a linkage group LG8, Mzebra_GT3a, whole genome shotgun sequence genome encodes:
- the telo2 gene encoding telomere length regulation protein TEL2 homolog — translation MESLTTNTDVRLTVTRCFRTLKSSTDSSDIITALRTLHSYLDEGPDSTATSAERAEFRRAHYSSALQLLVSNIQADWLHQLTAAQRAELWDGLFLAGPPEQALLVLMDAIGELRPTSNLDHVVSITEKFLQRGRLAELLWSYCLEAAPSDSQQLRETLLGRISALPDITANKLQLNNRALFRPQQYYPLLATEMLTALEHTCQALRAGTDCNLTFVAQTLGKVCIQGHGGSVLAVMAPRLSACTRSDMVWQRVCWKLLENVPQRWMESVLTGLVQAVSGPDALGRIIGNLVLTNKKAQFVITHKLLLLQYKYETRVLRIILGYLAADRDRRPLLIQVLRSVSQAWANSSAVKHTPLEQQLYVSKALLLSVSLLKDSEIQELRSELLQCMLGGMQTHLDSNVVRIRHMGMVIGEYLSSRMDINGTKLKFEYDQDEETRELLSLLAPGACDEPEAEPVNRADGPQETAESAQNASQTTSGAQALKTDPDSDLDSDDELTPYDMSGDQEISKASPPRYLRDCLEILISSEDPVRVELALKAAESLVRKNSFAAREISVQMSKVLLHMDDKYNINGFLYLRQATMVALTVTDCIPVAHYLTTEFYSLNYSLRQRLDILEVLALAAQELSKPVTEKKAASISSATTAESTPYLGDNPVHWQQVVEKRIQSKTKRLTKKVNQPVTKATPNRYAPVAGHFFFPLLKNYDKPQVTFDLLGSDHLVLGRLIHTLGLFMHLAVNAPIAAQMGCALLDFVWAVRYHADQMVRRGVLFAVCSVFLSMPSQNLLVDISDQLFETRSWLADVAEGDPDADCRSLAVQSLVLLDKSLKKQLQDPQASTVET, via the exons ATGGAGTCGCTAACTACAAATACTGACGTGCGACTAACGGTGACCCGGTGTTTCCGCACACTCAAGTCATCCACGGACAGCTCAGACATCATTACGGCTCTTCGGACACTCCACTCCTACTTGGATGAAGGACCGGACAGCACAGCCACCTCAGCTGAGCGTGCAGAGTTCAGGAGAGCTCACTACTCTTCCGCTCTGCAGCTGCTGGTCAGCAACATTCAGGCTGACTGGTTACACCAGCTGACAGCAGCCCAGCGCGCAGAGCTGTGGGACGGCCTCTTCCTCGCAGGACCTCCAGAGCAGGCGCTCCTGGTGCTGATGGATGCAATAGGAGAGCTGAG ACCCACCTCAAATCTGGACCACGTGGTCAGCATCACTGAGAAGTTCCTTCAGCGTGGTCGCCTGGCTGAGCTGCTCTGGTCCTACTGTCTGGAGGCAGCGCCCTCTGACTCGCAGCAGCTCAGAGAGACGCTGCTGGGGCGTATTAGCGCGTTGCCAGACATTACCGCGAACAAGCTACAGCTAAACAACAGAGCTCTTTTCCGTCCTCAGCAGTACTACCCACTGCTGGCCACAGAAATGCTCACTGCCCTGGAGCACACCTGCCAGGCACTCAGAG CTGGAACGGACTGTAATTTGACTTTTGTGGCTCAAACACTTGGAAAAGTGTGTATCCAGGGGCACGGCG GTTCGGTCTTGGCTGTGATGGCTCCTCGTCTGTCCGCGTGCACGCGCTCAGACATGGTGTGGCAGAGGGTTTGCTGGAAGCTGCTGGAAAACGTTCCCCAGCGATGGATGGAGAGCGTGCTCACTGGGCTGGTGCAGGCTGTTAGTGG GCCGGACGCACTGGGCAGGATCATCGGAAACCTAGTGCTGACAAATAAAAAGGCTCAGTTTGTCATCACTCATAAACTTCTGTTACTGCAATATAAGTATGAG ACTCGTGTTCTGAGAATTATTCTTGGTTACCTCGCAGCAGACAGGGATCGCAGACCTCTTCTTATCCAG GTTTTACGGTCTGTGTCCCAGGCCTGGGCTAACTCCAGCGCAGTGAAACACACGCCTCTGGAGCAGCAGTTATACGTCAGCAAAGCCCTCCTGCTGAGTGTGAGCCTGCTGAAAGACTCTGAGATACAGGAGCTGCGCTCAG AGTTACTTCAGTGTATGCTTGGCGGCATGCAGACCCACCTTGACAGCAACGTGGTGCGGATCAGGCATATGGGGATGGTGATTGGAGAGTACCTGAGCTCCCGCATGGATATCAATGGAACCAAGCTTAAATTTGAG TACGACCAGGACGAAGAGACTCGTGAGCTGCTGTCTCTGTTGGCTCCCGGCGCCTGTGACGAACCAGAGGCTGAGCCCGTAAATAG AGCTGACGGTCCTCAAGAGACAGCTGAGTCAGCTCAGAATGCATCGCAAACTACATCAGGAGCTCAGGCATTAAAAACGGATCCAGACTCTGATCTCGATAG TGACGATGAGCTCACTCCGTACGATATGTCTGGAGATCAGGAGATCAGTAAGGCGTCCCCGCCTCGCTACCTACGAGACTGCCTGGAAA TTTTAATATCCTCTGAGGACCCAGTGCGCGTGGAGCTTGCTTTGAAAGCTGCTGAGAGTTTGGTGCGGAAGAACAGTTTTGCAGCCAGAGAG ATCAGTGTCCAGATGTCCAAAGTCCTCCTTCATATGGACGACAAATACAACATTAACGGCTTCCTGTACCTCAGGCAGGCGACGATGGTGGCTCTCACTGTCACTGACTGTATTCCT GTGGCTCACTATTTAACCACAGAGTTTTACTCCTTGAACTACAGTCTGCGCCAGAGACTTGATATCTTGGAG GTTCTTGCCTTAGCAGCTCAGGAGCTCTCTAAACCAGTCACTGAAAAGAAAGCTGCATCCATAAGCTCTGCTACAACAGCTGAGTCGACTCCATACCTCGGTGACAACCCTGTTCACTGGCAACAGGTGGTAGAAAAGCGAAtccaaagcaagacaaaacgcCTCACTAAG AAAGTCAACCAACCTGTTACTAAGGCAACACCAAACCGCTACGCCCCTGTTGCCGGGCACTTCTTTTTCCCTCTGCTTAAAAACTATGACAA GCCTcaggtgacctttgacctgttgGGCAGTGACCACCTGGTACTGGGCAGGCTGATCCACACTTTGGGCCTCTTTATGCATCTAGCAGTCAATGCACCG ATAGCCGCACAGATGGGCTGCGCTTTGCTGGACTTTGTGTGGGCAGTGCGGTACCATGCTGACCA GATGGTGAGACGAGGCGTCCTCTTCGCTGTTTGCTCTGTGTTTCTGAGCATGCCCAGTCAGAACCTGCTGGTGGACATCAGTGATCAGCTGTTTGAGACCAGGTCTTGGCTGGcag ATGTTGCTGAAGGAGACCCGGATGCAGATTGCAGGAGTCTGGCGGTGCAGAGCCTGGTGCTGCTGGATAAGAGCTTGAAGAAGCAGCTACAGGATCCACAAGCGTCGACTGTGGAGACGTGA